The Panicum hallii strain FIL2 chromosome 9, PHallii_v3.1, whole genome shotgun sequence genome has a window encoding:
- the LOC112873463 gene encoding uncharacterized protein LOC112873463 isoform X1 has product MAEALVGLRFAAPAFPQPQRHRCACLLPAARFAPFWRGRLHTARAAVAGPPEVDEDEAMSIDNLHRFFDLNMGKWDGSFYVRPALQFDVHGRVLQGISTRLSVSTYGEDNLISLLQSLYIKQASSAISIVDEDDSEPEWVEYKIKETNMFTVDKYQQIGFFPEEKAFALRYQTAGMLETVLRVGVLGEDDTGEESPKNLKIPSRKPSIVCENCLYSLEGNGRVRAFHIMDPKGVLDTLLVFHERQGSAVPQPLIRSPVGTENASRDRINALLGRWEGHSVTKRSGVYGATLAEADTAVVLKMDGNGQLIQDTLSTKIGTGTTTTVNWTGSANNNLLQFDGGYEITLLPGGMYMGYPSDISKSVAKLDSFHLEFCWMESPEKRQRLVRTYDSAGLAVSSTYFLETKV; this is encoded by the exons ATGGCGGAAGCTCTCGTGGGCCTCCGCTTCGCCGCCCCCGCCTTCCCGCAGCCTCAGAGGCACCGCTGCGCCTGCCTTCTCCCCGCCGCGCGCTTTGCCCCGTTCTGGCGCGGCCGGCTGCACACCGCCCGCGCGGCAGTCGCGGGGCCGCCGGAGGTGGACGAGGACGAGGCCATGAGCATCGACAACCTGCATCGCTTCTTCGACCTTAACATGGGCAAGTGGGACGGCTCGTTCTACGTACGCCCCGCCCTT CAATTCGACGTACACGGGCGGGTTCTGCAGGGGATTAGCACGCGGCTGTCCGTGAGCACGTACGGGGAGGACAACCTTATCAGCCTCCTTCAATC GTTGTATATTAAGCAAGCATCCTCTGCAATATCAATTGTGGACGAAGACGATTCTGAACCTGAATGGGTGGAGTACAAAATCAAAGAGACGAATATGTTCACTGTGGACAAATATCAGCAG ATAGGATTCTTTCCTGAAGAAAAGGCATTTGCTCTGAGGTACCAGACTGCTGGAATGCTGGagactgtccttcgggttggtGTGCTTGGAGAAGATGACACTGGTGAAGAATCCCCCAA AAACTTGAAGATACCTTCTCGTAAGCCATCTATTGTATGTGAAAATTGTCTTTACTCCCTTGAAGGCAATGGTCGAGTGAGGGCTTTCCACATAATGGACCCAAAGGGAGTGCTTGACACACTTCTCGTTTTTCATGAGAGGCAGGGATCTGCAGTGCCACAACCACTTATACGTTCTCCAGTTGGTACCGAG AATGCCAGCAGGGATAGGATAAATGCACTACTTGGAAGATGGGAGGGGCATTCTGTGACTAAGAGGAGTGGGGTCTATGGAGCAACGCTCGCTGAGGCAGATACAGCTGTTGTTCTCAAAATGGACGGCAATGGCCAACTGATTCAG GATACTTTATCAACTAAAATCGGAACTGGCACAACCACAACGGTCAACTGGACAGGATCAGCAAATAACAACTTGCTTCAATTTGATGGAGGATATGAAATAACATTGCTACCTGGTGGGATGTACATGGGATATCCCTCGGACATTAGCAAATCCGTCGCCAAATTAGATTCTTTTCATTTGGAGTTTTGTTGGATGGAATCACCAGAAAAGAGGCAGCGGCTTGTGCGAACTTACGACTCAGCCGGTTTGGCT
- the LOC112873463 gene encoding uncharacterized protein LOC112873463 isoform X2 — MAEALVGLRFAAPAFPQPQRHRCACLLPAARFAPFWRGRLHTARAAVAGPPEVDEDEAMSIDNLHRFFDLNMGKWDGSFYQFDVHGRVLQGISTRLSVSTYGEDNLISLLQSLYIKQASSAISIVDEDDSEPEWVEYKIKETNMFTVDKYQQIGFFPEEKAFALRYQTAGMLETVLRVGVLGEDDTGEESPKNLKIPSRKPSIVCENCLYSLEGNGRVRAFHIMDPKGVLDTLLVFHERQGSAVPQPLIRSPVGTENASRDRINALLGRWEGHSVTKRSGVYGATLAEADTAVVLKMDGNGQLIQDTLSTKIGTGTTTTVNWTGSANNNLLQFDGGYEITLLPGGMYMGYPSDISKSVAKLDSFHLEFCWMESPEKRQRLVRTYDSAGLAVSSTYFLETKV; from the exons ATGGCGGAAGCTCTCGTGGGCCTCCGCTTCGCCGCCCCCGCCTTCCCGCAGCCTCAGAGGCACCGCTGCGCCTGCCTTCTCCCCGCCGCGCGCTTTGCCCCGTTCTGGCGCGGCCGGCTGCACACCGCCCGCGCGGCAGTCGCGGGGCCGCCGGAGGTGGACGAGGACGAGGCCATGAGCATCGACAACCTGCATCGCTTCTTCGACCTTAACATGGGCAAGTGGGACGGCTCGTTCTAC CAATTCGACGTACACGGGCGGGTTCTGCAGGGGATTAGCACGCGGCTGTCCGTGAGCACGTACGGGGAGGACAACCTTATCAGCCTCCTTCAATC GTTGTATATTAAGCAAGCATCCTCTGCAATATCAATTGTGGACGAAGACGATTCTGAACCTGAATGGGTGGAGTACAAAATCAAAGAGACGAATATGTTCACTGTGGACAAATATCAGCAG ATAGGATTCTTTCCTGAAGAAAAGGCATTTGCTCTGAGGTACCAGACTGCTGGAATGCTGGagactgtccttcgggttggtGTGCTTGGAGAAGATGACACTGGTGAAGAATCCCCCAA AAACTTGAAGATACCTTCTCGTAAGCCATCTATTGTATGTGAAAATTGTCTTTACTCCCTTGAAGGCAATGGTCGAGTGAGGGCTTTCCACATAATGGACCCAAAGGGAGTGCTTGACACACTTCTCGTTTTTCATGAGAGGCAGGGATCTGCAGTGCCACAACCACTTATACGTTCTCCAGTTGGTACCGAG AATGCCAGCAGGGATAGGATAAATGCACTACTTGGAAGATGGGAGGGGCATTCTGTGACTAAGAGGAGTGGGGTCTATGGAGCAACGCTCGCTGAGGCAGATACAGCTGTTGTTCTCAAAATGGACGGCAATGGCCAACTGATTCAG GATACTTTATCAACTAAAATCGGAACTGGCACAACCACAACGGTCAACTGGACAGGATCAGCAAATAACAACTTGCTTCAATTTGATGGAGGATATGAAATAACATTGCTACCTGGTGGGATGTACATGGGATATCCCTCGGACATTAGCAAATCCGTCGCCAAATTAGATTCTTTTCATTTGGAGTTTTGTTGGATGGAATCACCAGAAAAGAGGCAGCGGCTTGTGCGAACTTACGACTCAGCCGGTTTGGCT
- the LOC112873466 gene encoding eukaryotic translation initiation factor 5A-4: protein MSDSEEHHFESKADAGASKTYPQQAGTIRKNGYLVIKGRPCKVVEVSTSKTGKHGHAKCHFVAIDIFNGKKLEDIVPSSHNCDVPHVNRTDYQLIDISEDGFVSLLTENGGTKDDLRLPTDETLLSQIKAGFDDGKDLIVSVMSAMGEEQICGLKDIGGKN from the exons ATGTCGGACTCCGAGGAGCACCATTTCGAGTCGAAGGCCGACGCCGGAGCGTCCAAGACTTACCCGCAGCAGGCCGGCACCATCCGCAAGAACGGCTACCTCGTCATCAAGGGCCGCCCGTGCAAG GTGGTTGAGGTCTCCACTTCCAAGACAGGGAAGCATGGTCACGCGAAATGCCACTTCGTGGCCATTGACATTTTCAACGGAAAGAAGCTTGAGGATATTGTGCCCTCTTCCCATAACTGTGAT GTGCCCCATGTCAACCGTACTGACTACCAGCTGATTGACATATCTGAAGATGGATTT GTCAGCCTTTTGACTGAAAATGGAGGCACCAAGGATGATCTGAGGCTCCCTACTGATGAAACTCTGCTTTCCCAG ATTAAAGCTGGATTCGATGACGGGAAGGACCTGATTGTTAGTGTGATGTCTGCCATGGGTGAGGAGCAGATCTGTGGTCTGAAGGATATCGGTGGCAAGAACTAG
- the LOC112873464 gene encoding mitotic checkpoint protein BUB3.3 — protein MARRTLAGGATAGAASRVRFAPTSNNLLVSSWDSGLRLYDADTNTLRFKAESEPALLDCCFEDESAAFACCSDGSVRRYDFRSVSQDTVGLHDDAVSCVEYSQTTAQIVTGSLDKKLQLWDTKIRNVTPTSMINFDSDVSSLSVCGMYISVAVARNVYFYDMRNLTGPVKAKFSPLEYHIRCLQSSSEWNGYVAGSVDGVVALNYLDDVTDGNLGYAFRCHPNSRNGRSNLVAINCIAIHPCKKIFVTGDDGGYAIAWDGQSKKKLLELPSFSGSVASVACNHSGQLLAVAPNYHHEADTMVEEHQIFIEALDDFKRKPHFVKDPSNQT, from the exons ATGGCGAGGCGGACCTTGGCTGGCGGCGCCACCGCGGGCGCCGCATCCCGGGTTCGGTTCGCACCCACCTCCAACAACCTGCTCGTCTCCTCGTGGGATTCG GGGCTGCGGCTGTACGACGCCGACACGAACACGCTGCGGTTCAAGGCGGAGTCGGAGCCGGCGCTTCTCGACTGTTGCTTCGAAGATGAGTCGGCAGCGTTCGCTTGCTGCTCTGATGGATCTGTGAGAAG GTATGACTTCCGCTCAGTTTCTCAGGATACAGTGGGGCTCCATGACGATGCGGTTTCTTGCGTCGAATATAGTCAGACCACTG CTCAGATTGTGACCGGGAGCCTTGACAAAAAACTTCAGTTGTGGGATACAAAAATAAGAAATGTAACCCCTACCAGCATGATAAACTTTGATTCAGATGTGTCATCACTTTCAGTATGTGGCATGTATATATCAGTTGCAGTTGCGAGAAATGTTTATTTTTATGACATGAGGAATCTAACTGGGCCAGTTAAAGCTAAATTTTCTCCTCTAGAATATCATATTCGATGCCTTCAATCTTCTTCGGAGTGGAATG GTTATGTTGCTGGCTCTGTCGATGGTGTTGTTGCATTGAACTATCTTGATGATGTAACAGACGGGAATTTGGG ATATGCTTTCCGATGTCATCCAAATTCCAGAAATGGAAGATCCAACCTGGTGGCAATAAATTGCATCGCAATTCATCCCTG CAAGAAAATTTTTGTCACTGGAGATGATGGAGGATATGCTATCGCCTGGGATGGTCAATCAAAAAAGAAGCTGCTTGAG CTTCCTAGCTTTTCGGGCAGTGTGGCATCAGTGGCGTGCAACCATAGTGGCCAACTTTTGGCAGTTGCTCCAAACTATCATCATGAAGCGGATACAAT GGTGGAGGAGCACCAGATATTCATTGAAGCCTTGGACGACTTCAAACGCAAGCCCCATTTTGTGAAAGACCCTTCTAACCAAACCTAG
- the LOC112873461 gene encoding uncharacterized protein LOC112873461 isoform X1: protein MGAKVEGESYMPGYYATGDLNMEPNGRWSPYYEERTSNGQLCNGFTTKPTNGYSDFDKEMLKHQMLEHEAVFRQQPHNPLTIQVYELHRVYKIQRDMMKQHQSKEIYSYPMLAVASHTNSASQVPPNGAKMMWQMPVPPVSTTYRKAPVGEHNDTNQSSMKFLREGSVQSSPNGFLSSDAAPRSRQATFDLQLPADHYIDDDNTSDNKPIDFLGLASDTKPRNDADLTLISAEGFGRFSDNSSTSGLRTTNNLGSRHVTDLNESNTGIYMGRANGSVSRGLSNTLENSWHQPILRPNTTNFSFNKEYSKDKHTDEGTSSNFFDASAKIRHEDKPSINKGKQVSSITFLAPRYSDADPPKYFKAADGRPANYNQFVYQGQNSSVGWFARSPLEPSAINNFATLDRPHHSSMGTFTAPISVPQIDHPSIVSPMGSCTADPRSSIINNPALVPRFNGSSAVNSYTSLSAVTQSIGTSTPKLKNVDKLDGRYPGFPLDSFSVSHSRHQVAISSDLEQKNSQKFEHSDRQSHGKGMKNFNLNETLSDCQEDGLVEQDGRCPGSFQHGKDGGSVFGISWLKNKAVCADPTALEKPGKLFGHSFGTAMELKNTKDQNEPAQTIRNLSDSASTSLGCGIKKDGPSEDIIARTLLVCNKAEESAARLPLSCQKHVSKDGQAAEGVIKKSGAPVRNFIDLNDDVPNEDNSEESVVSHECQAAPLRNNQPKRAFVIDLEVPACEDGAAWNFDQECTHPGKLDAYQEIDNTSVTADMAAAENIVALSMNIPTAVEACDDMLQWFADLAVSNINDLAEQVELQACTNDSSDDELDSFESLTLKLEETKIDERWSRPLEPAITTDEQAVSTAHLLTKPRRGQQRRRRQKRDFQKDILPALSSLSRPEIIEDVQLLEGLVQASGGSWESSLTRRGRYGGRTRGRKPRKTVVTITVEEEEVEVSPPPPKPAGTGDLEADERGMIGWGRTTRRCRRTRCPSGSNITAAS, encoded by the exons ATGGGGGCAAAAGTAGAAGGGGAAAGCTATATGCCTGGATATTATGCCACGGGGGATCTCAATATGGAACCAAATGGTAGGTGGTCTCCATACTATGAGGAAAGGACATCAAATGGTCAGTTATGCAATGGCTTCACAACAAAACCAACAAATGGTTATTCGGATTTTGACAAAGAAATGCTCAAGCACCAAATGCTTGAACATGAAGCTGTATTTAGACAACAG CCTCACAACCCACTCACTATCCAGGTGTATGAACTGCACCGGGTTTACAAAATACAGAGAGATATGATGAAACAGCATCAAAGCAAAGAAATATATTCATACCCAATGCTGGCGGTTGCATCACATACAAATTCAGCATCACAAGTGCCACCAAACGGTGCAAAGATGATGTGGCAGATGCCAGTTCCTCCTGTGTCCACAACATACAGAAAAGCTCCTGTAGGCGAGCATAATGATACAAACCAGTCCTCCATGAAATTCCTTAGAGAAGGCAGCGTGCAGTCCTCTCCAAACGGATTTCTGTCAAGTGATGCTGCTCCAAGAAGCAGACAAGCCACTTTTGACCTTCAGCTTCCAGCTGATCATTATATAGATGATGACAACACGTCAGACAACAAGCCCATAGATTTCCTTGGTTTGGCGTCAGATACAAAACCACGGAATGATGCTGACCTTACACTAATTAGTGCAGAAGGCTTCGGGAGGTTCAGTGATAATAGTTCAACCTCAGGTTTGAGGACTACAAATAATCTTGGAAGCCGGCATGTTACCGACCTGAATGAGTCAAATACTGGCATCTATATGGGTAGAGCAAATGGATCAGTTTCCAGAGGCCTCTCAAATACTCTGGAGAACTCGTGGCACCAACCAATATTGAGACCAAACACAACCAACTTCAGTTTCAATAAAGAATACTCCAAAGACAAGCACACTGACGAGGGAACAAGCTCAAACTTCTTTGATGCAAGTGCGAAAATAAGACATGAGGACAAACCATCAATCAATAAAG GTAAACAAGTCAGCAGTATAACTTTTTTAGCACCCAGATATAGTGATGCTGATCCCCCCAAATACTTCAAAGCTGCTGATGGGAGGCCTGCCAATTATAACCAATTTGTTTACCAAGGTCAAAATAGTTCAGTTGGCTGGTTTGCACGAAGTCCTCTGGAACCTTCTGCTATCAATAATTTTGCTACGCTTGACCGTCCACATCATTCAAGTATGGGTACATTTACTGCCCCTATCTCTGTTCCTCAAATAGACCATCCTTCCATCGTTTCCCCAATGGGTTCTTGCACAGCTGACCCGAGGAGCAGCATTATCAATAATCCTGCTTTGGTTCCAAGATTCAATGGATCGTCAGCTGTGAATTCGTACACGAGTCTTAGTGCTGTGACACAGAGCATTGGAACTTCGACTCCAAAGCTGAAAAATGTGGATAAGTTAGATGGCCGCTATCCTGGTTTTCCACTTGATTCATTTTCTGTGTCCCACTCACGACATCAGGTAGCAATTTCAAGTGACCTGGAGCAAAAGAACTCCCAGAAGTTTGAACATTCAGATCGACAGTCCCATGGAAAGGGCATGAAGAACTTTAATTTGAATGAGACATTGTCAGATTGTCAGGAAGATGGTCTTGTAGAACAAGATGGGAGATGTCCTGGCAGTTTTCAGCATGGTAAAGATGGAGGATCAGTATTCGGGATCTCTTGGCTCAAAAATAAAGCTGTATGTGCTGATCCGACAGCTTTGGAGAAGCCAGGGAAGTTGTTTGGCCATTCATTTGGAactgcaatggagctgaaaaATACTAAAGACCAGAATGAACCCGCCCAAACTATTCGAAATTTATCAGATTCTGCCTCAACATCCCTAGGCTGTGGAATTAAGAAGGATGGGCCTTCCGAAGACATTATCGCTAGAACTCTGCTTGTTTGTAATAAGGCCGAAGAGAGTGCTGCACGTTTACCTCTTTCATGCCAGAAACATGTGTCTAAAGATGGACAGGCTGCTGAAGGAGTCATAAAGAAAAGTGGTGCCCCCGTCAGGAATTTCATTGATCTGAATGATGATGTACCAAACGAAGACAATTCTGAGGAATCTGTTGTGTCACATGAATGTCAGGCGGCCCCTTTGCGGAACAACCAGCCTAAACGTGCATTTGTGATTGACTTAGAGGTGCCAGCTTGTGAAGATGGTGCTGCATGGAATTTTGATCAAGAATGCACACATCCTGGTAAACTTGATGCATACCAGGAAATTGACAACACATCTGTTACAGCCGATATGGCGGCAGCTGAGAACATTGTTGCGTTGTCAATGAATATACCAACAGCTGTCGAGGCATGTGATGATATGTTGCAGTGGTTTGCAGATCTCGCTGTATCCAACATCAATGACCTTGCCGAACAAGTGGAGCTCCAAGCTTGCACCAATGATTCCAGTGATGATGAGTTGGATTCGTTCGAGTCCTTGACACTGAAGCTGGAAGAGACAAAGATTGATGAGCGCTGGAGCAGGCCACTGGAACCTGCAATCACAACCGATGAACAAGCAGTTTCAACTGCGCACCTCCTCACCAAGCCTAGAAGGGGCCAGCAGAGGAGGCGACGGCAAAAGCGGGACTTTCAAAAAGATATCTTGCCTGCCCTTTCGTCACTTTCTCGGCCTGAAATCATAGAGGATGTTCAGTTGCTTGAGGGGTTAGTCCAGGCTTCTGGTGGGTCCTGGGAGTCGAGTTTAACTAGACGAGGACGTTATGGCGGGCGGACAAGAGGTAGGAAACCTCGGAAAACTGTAGTAACTATAACTGTAGAAGAAGAGGAGGTTGAGGTCAGCCCACCACCGCCTAAACCTGCTGGTACTGGAGACTTAGAAGCCGATGAGAGGGGTATGATCGGATGGGGAAGAACAACAAGGCGGTGTCGCAGAACCAGATGCCCATCAGGCAGCAACATCACTGCTGCGTCTTGA
- the LOC112873461 gene encoding uncharacterized protein LOC112873461 isoform X2 has translation MGAKVEGESYMPGYYATGDLNMEPNGRWSPYYEERTSNGQLCNGFTTKPTNGYSDFDKEMLKHQMLEHEAVFRQQVYELHRVYKIQRDMMKQHQSKEIYSYPMLAVASHTNSASQVPPNGAKMMWQMPVPPVSTTYRKAPVGEHNDTNQSSMKFLREGSVQSSPNGFLSSDAAPRSRQATFDLQLPADHYIDDDNTSDNKPIDFLGLASDTKPRNDADLTLISAEGFGRFSDNSSTSGLRTTNNLGSRHVTDLNESNTGIYMGRANGSVSRGLSNTLENSWHQPILRPNTTNFSFNKEYSKDKHTDEGTSSNFFDASAKIRHEDKPSINKGKQVSSITFLAPRYSDADPPKYFKAADGRPANYNQFVYQGQNSSVGWFARSPLEPSAINNFATLDRPHHSSMGTFTAPISVPQIDHPSIVSPMGSCTADPRSSIINNPALVPRFNGSSAVNSYTSLSAVTQSIGTSTPKLKNVDKLDGRYPGFPLDSFSVSHSRHQVAISSDLEQKNSQKFEHSDRQSHGKGMKNFNLNETLSDCQEDGLVEQDGRCPGSFQHGKDGGSVFGISWLKNKAVCADPTALEKPGKLFGHSFGTAMELKNTKDQNEPAQTIRNLSDSASTSLGCGIKKDGPSEDIIARTLLVCNKAEESAARLPLSCQKHVSKDGQAAEGVIKKSGAPVRNFIDLNDDVPNEDNSEESVVSHECQAAPLRNNQPKRAFVIDLEVPACEDGAAWNFDQECTHPGKLDAYQEIDNTSVTADMAAAENIVALSMNIPTAVEACDDMLQWFADLAVSNINDLAEQVELQACTNDSSDDELDSFESLTLKLEETKIDERWSRPLEPAITTDEQAVSTAHLLTKPRRGQQRRRRQKRDFQKDILPALSSLSRPEIIEDVQLLEGLVQASGGSWESSLTRRGRYGGRTRGRKPRKTVVTITVEEEEVEVSPPPPKPAGTGDLEADERGMIGWGRTTRRCRRTRCPSGSNITAAS, from the exons ATGGGGGCAAAAGTAGAAGGGGAAAGCTATATGCCTGGATATTATGCCACGGGGGATCTCAATATGGAACCAAATGGTAGGTGGTCTCCATACTATGAGGAAAGGACATCAAATGGTCAGTTATGCAATGGCTTCACAACAAAACCAACAAATGGTTATTCGGATTTTGACAAAGAAATGCTCAAGCACCAAATGCTTGAACATGAAGCTGTATTTAGACAACAG GTGTATGAACTGCACCGGGTTTACAAAATACAGAGAGATATGATGAAACAGCATCAAAGCAAAGAAATATATTCATACCCAATGCTGGCGGTTGCATCACATACAAATTCAGCATCACAAGTGCCACCAAACGGTGCAAAGATGATGTGGCAGATGCCAGTTCCTCCTGTGTCCACAACATACAGAAAAGCTCCTGTAGGCGAGCATAATGATACAAACCAGTCCTCCATGAAATTCCTTAGAGAAGGCAGCGTGCAGTCCTCTCCAAACGGATTTCTGTCAAGTGATGCTGCTCCAAGAAGCAGACAAGCCACTTTTGACCTTCAGCTTCCAGCTGATCATTATATAGATGATGACAACACGTCAGACAACAAGCCCATAGATTTCCTTGGTTTGGCGTCAGATACAAAACCACGGAATGATGCTGACCTTACACTAATTAGTGCAGAAGGCTTCGGGAGGTTCAGTGATAATAGTTCAACCTCAGGTTTGAGGACTACAAATAATCTTGGAAGCCGGCATGTTACCGACCTGAATGAGTCAAATACTGGCATCTATATGGGTAGAGCAAATGGATCAGTTTCCAGAGGCCTCTCAAATACTCTGGAGAACTCGTGGCACCAACCAATATTGAGACCAAACACAACCAACTTCAGTTTCAATAAAGAATACTCCAAAGACAAGCACACTGACGAGGGAACAAGCTCAAACTTCTTTGATGCAAGTGCGAAAATAAGACATGAGGACAAACCATCAATCAATAAAG GTAAACAAGTCAGCAGTATAACTTTTTTAGCACCCAGATATAGTGATGCTGATCCCCCCAAATACTTCAAAGCTGCTGATGGGAGGCCTGCCAATTATAACCAATTTGTTTACCAAGGTCAAAATAGTTCAGTTGGCTGGTTTGCACGAAGTCCTCTGGAACCTTCTGCTATCAATAATTTTGCTACGCTTGACCGTCCACATCATTCAAGTATGGGTACATTTACTGCCCCTATCTCTGTTCCTCAAATAGACCATCCTTCCATCGTTTCCCCAATGGGTTCTTGCACAGCTGACCCGAGGAGCAGCATTATCAATAATCCTGCTTTGGTTCCAAGATTCAATGGATCGTCAGCTGTGAATTCGTACACGAGTCTTAGTGCTGTGACACAGAGCATTGGAACTTCGACTCCAAAGCTGAAAAATGTGGATAAGTTAGATGGCCGCTATCCTGGTTTTCCACTTGATTCATTTTCTGTGTCCCACTCACGACATCAGGTAGCAATTTCAAGTGACCTGGAGCAAAAGAACTCCCAGAAGTTTGAACATTCAGATCGACAGTCCCATGGAAAGGGCATGAAGAACTTTAATTTGAATGAGACATTGTCAGATTGTCAGGAAGATGGTCTTGTAGAACAAGATGGGAGATGTCCTGGCAGTTTTCAGCATGGTAAAGATGGAGGATCAGTATTCGGGATCTCTTGGCTCAAAAATAAAGCTGTATGTGCTGATCCGACAGCTTTGGAGAAGCCAGGGAAGTTGTTTGGCCATTCATTTGGAactgcaatggagctgaaaaATACTAAAGACCAGAATGAACCCGCCCAAACTATTCGAAATTTATCAGATTCTGCCTCAACATCCCTAGGCTGTGGAATTAAGAAGGATGGGCCTTCCGAAGACATTATCGCTAGAACTCTGCTTGTTTGTAATAAGGCCGAAGAGAGTGCTGCACGTTTACCTCTTTCATGCCAGAAACATGTGTCTAAAGATGGACAGGCTGCTGAAGGAGTCATAAAGAAAAGTGGTGCCCCCGTCAGGAATTTCATTGATCTGAATGATGATGTACCAAACGAAGACAATTCTGAGGAATCTGTTGTGTCACATGAATGTCAGGCGGCCCCTTTGCGGAACAACCAGCCTAAACGTGCATTTGTGATTGACTTAGAGGTGCCAGCTTGTGAAGATGGTGCTGCATGGAATTTTGATCAAGAATGCACACATCCTGGTAAACTTGATGCATACCAGGAAATTGACAACACATCTGTTACAGCCGATATGGCGGCAGCTGAGAACATTGTTGCGTTGTCAATGAATATACCAACAGCTGTCGAGGCATGTGATGATATGTTGCAGTGGTTTGCAGATCTCGCTGTATCCAACATCAATGACCTTGCCGAACAAGTGGAGCTCCAAGCTTGCACCAATGATTCCAGTGATGATGAGTTGGATTCGTTCGAGTCCTTGACACTGAAGCTGGAAGAGACAAAGATTGATGAGCGCTGGAGCAGGCCACTGGAACCTGCAATCACAACCGATGAACAAGCAGTTTCAACTGCGCACCTCCTCACCAAGCCTAGAAGGGGCCAGCAGAGGAGGCGACGGCAAAAGCGGGACTTTCAAAAAGATATCTTGCCTGCCCTTTCGTCACTTTCTCGGCCTGAAATCATAGAGGATGTTCAGTTGCTTGAGGGGTTAGTCCAGGCTTCTGGTGGGTCCTGGGAGTCGAGTTTAACTAGACGAGGACGTTATGGCGGGCGGACAAGAGGTAGGAAACCTCGGAAAACTGTAGTAACTATAACTGTAGAAGAAGAGGAGGTTGAGGTCAGCCCACCACCGCCTAAACCTGCTGGTACTGGAGACTTAGAAGCCGATGAGAGGGGTATGATCGGATGGGGAAGAACAACAAGGCGGTGTCGCAGAACCAGATGCCCATCAGGCAGCAACATCACTGCTGCGTCTTGA
- the LOC112875754 gene encoding lamin-like protein encodes MMGRMRVPAAALLVLAACAALPSGTAANKISINWKPNTNYSDWVTQHSPFYKDDWLVFYYTAGQADVVQVDEAGYNKCDASNAIYNYSKGRSFAFQLNETKTYYFICSYGYCFGGMRLAIKTEKLPPPSPPPSASHKSAAAAFARSHAAGIYVAVAALAALLRMV; translated from the exons ATGATGGGGCGGATGcgggtgccggcggcggcgctgctggtgCTGGCGGCGTGCGCGGCGCTGCCGTCGGGGACGGCGGCGAACAAGATCAGCATCAACTGGAAGCCCAACACCAACTACTCCGACTGGGTGACGCAGCACAGCCCCTTCTACAAGGACGACTGGCTCG TGTTCTACTACACGGCGGGGCAGGCGGACGTAGTGCAGGTGGACGAGGCCGGGTACAACAAGTGCGACGCCAGCAACGCCATCTACAACTACAGCAAGGGCCGCAGCTTCGCGTTCCAGCTCAACGAGACCAAGACCTACTACTTCATCTGCAGCTACGGATACTGCTTCGGCGGGATGCGCCTCGCCATCAAGACCGagaagctgccgccgccgtccccgccgccgtccgccagccacaagTCCGCCGCAGCAGCCTTCGCAAGGTCCCACGCCGCGGGCATctacgtcgccgtcgccgcgctcgccgcgctCCTCAGGATGGTCTAG